The Gordonia sp. KTR9 genome contains a region encoding:
- the mgtE gene encoding magnesium transporter has product MEHARTLDAGELDELISAGRLADAGTMLSTLPAGDIAALLDRLPHKSRGVAFRLLAKELAVEVSDDLSAGSQRRLIDDLGTAEVAAAFDRLDPDDRAELLDELPAGVAKSLIQQLSPAERDMTAVVLGYPRGSVGRRMSPEFVHAREDESAGDALARVRERGHAAETIYTVPVLDGSRSLCGVVSLRDLLLADPADSVRDLMNKPMFAHADDDAEATAQRCVDRGILAMPVVDNDRRLVGVLTIDDAVEVVEQARDTDEARAGAREPLRDPYLFASILSITRARIVWLFVLAVSAILTVNVLEIFEGTLEQRVALALFIPLLTGIGGNTGSQAATTVTRALATEEVAPRDVARVAAKEVRVGLTMGALLGLAGFTVAALVYGLDIGVVIGLTILSVCALAATVGGVMPLVAKSIRVDPAVFSTPFISTFCDATGLLVYFSIAKAVLGI; this is encoded by the coding sequence GTGGAGCACGCCCGAACACTCGACGCCGGTGAACTCGACGAACTGATCTCGGCAGGACGCCTCGCAGACGCCGGGACGATGCTGTCAACGCTGCCGGCGGGCGACATCGCCGCCCTGCTCGACCGGCTCCCCCACAAATCCCGCGGGGTCGCGTTCCGCCTGCTGGCCAAGGAACTCGCGGTCGAGGTGTCCGACGACCTGTCCGCCGGCTCGCAGCGCCGCCTCATCGACGATCTCGGAACCGCCGAGGTGGCCGCCGCCTTCGACCGTCTCGACCCCGACGACCGCGCCGAGTTGCTGGACGAGCTGCCCGCGGGAGTCGCCAAGTCGCTGATCCAGCAACTCTCCCCCGCCGAACGCGACATGACCGCCGTCGTCCTCGGCTATCCGAGAGGTTCGGTGGGGCGCCGGATGAGTCCCGAGTTCGTCCACGCGCGCGAGGACGAATCGGCCGGCGACGCCCTGGCTCGCGTGCGCGAACGCGGACACGCCGCGGAGACGATCTACACCGTCCCCGTCCTCGACGGTTCCCGTTCCCTGTGCGGTGTGGTCAGCCTGCGCGATCTCCTCCTGGCCGATCCCGCCGACTCCGTCCGCGACCTGATGAACAAACCGATGTTCGCGCATGCCGACGACGATGCCGAGGCCACCGCGCAGCGGTGCGTGGACCGCGGAATTCTCGCGATGCCGGTCGTCGACAACGACCGGCGCCTGGTCGGAGTCCTGACCATCGACGACGCCGTCGAAGTCGTCGAGCAGGCCCGCGACACCGACGAGGCTCGGGCCGGCGCGCGCGAACCGCTCCGCGATCCCTACCTGTTCGCCTCCATCCTGTCGATCACCCGAGCCCGGATCGTGTGGCTGTTCGTCCTCGCGGTGTCGGCCATCCTCACCGTCAACGTCCTGGAGATCTTCGAGGGCACCCTCGAACAGCGGGTCGCGCTGGCCCTGTTCATCCCCCTGCTCACCGGGATCGGCGGCAACACCGGTTCGCAGGCGGCGACGACCGTGACCCGCGCACTCGCCACCGAGGAGGTCGCCCCACGCGACGTCGCCCGCGTCGCCGCCAAGGAGGTCCGCGTCGGACTGACCATGGGCGCACTGCTCGGACTGGCCGGCTTCACCGTCGCCGCACTCGTATACGGCCTCGACATCGGTGTGGTCATCGGTTTGACGATCCTGTCGGTGTGCGCGCTGGCCGCGACCGTGGGCGGCGTGATGCCGCTGGTCGCGAAGTCCATCCGCGTCGATCCCGCGGTCTTCTCCACCCCGTTCATCTCCACGTTCTGCGACGCCACCGGGCTCCTCGTCTACTTCTCGATCGCCAAAGCGGTGCTGGGGATCTGA
- a CDS encoding DoxX family protein, giving the protein MSERDTSGTSGRDTPATSPYDEPTGQIPVPGAGGGVPGAGTGPGAARPEAGPPTPPAVTDRDDFYNRHARRSPAPYSRVDDLDDLDPGDVETRPAAAGPPTTSRPAATPPRSAAPAPGPAAPADDDFETVQFATPPGPARVQPADDAVTTPEPALPPAGTARYDFLDDDDDASSRTRARDESAATEVVDDEPRARRRFGRRRTDDDTDVRPDAAADDDLEEALAKSRRGTIDLGLLVLRVALGGLVGAHGLQKLFGLWNGPRLSGFESMLVDAGFTADYAQILAIVGALSETIGGLMVILGLLTPIGASAILGTMLVAAAFKMSMADGFSFFAAAGGVEFELFLAVAAAVVILTGPGLYSLDYPRGWARRPFVGSFLWLIVGAAAAVAVWVLANGSNPLV; this is encoded by the coding sequence GTGAGCGAACGCGACACGTCGGGCACCAGCGGGCGCGACACACCGGCGACGAGTCCCTACGACGAACCGACCGGACAGATTCCGGTCCCGGGTGCCGGGGGTGGAGTGCCCGGCGCGGGAACCGGCCCGGGGGCCGCGCGTCCCGAGGCCGGTCCGCCGACACCACCGGCGGTGACCGACCGCGACGACTTCTACAACCGGCACGCCCGTCGGTCGCCGGCACCTTATTCGCGAGTGGACGACCTCGACGACCTCGATCCCGGCGACGTGGAGACCCGCCCCGCCGCCGCGGGGCCGCCGACGACCTCGAGGCCTGCCGCAACGCCCCCACGCTCCGCCGCACCGGCCCCGGGCCCCGCAGCGCCGGCGGACGACGATTTCGAGACCGTCCAGTTCGCGACGCCTCCCGGACCCGCACGTGTACAGCCCGCGGACGACGCGGTCACCACCCCTGAGCCCGCACTCCCGCCGGCCGGCACCGCGCGCTACGACTTCCTCGATGACGACGACGATGCGTCATCCCGCACCCGTGCCCGCGACGAGTCGGCGGCCACCGAGGTAGTGGACGACGAGCCTCGCGCGCGACGTCGGTTCGGCCGTCGCCGAACCGACGACGACACCGACGTCCGGCCGGACGCGGCGGCCGACGACGACCTGGAGGAAGCCCTCGCGAAGTCGCGGCGCGGCACGATCGACCTGGGTCTGCTGGTACTGCGCGTCGCGCTCGGCGGTCTGGTCGGCGCCCACGGGCTGCAGAAGCTCTTCGGACTGTGGAACGGCCCGCGACTCAGCGGATTCGAGTCGATGCTCGTCGACGCCGGGTTCACCGCCGACTATGCGCAGATCCTCGCGATCGTCGGCGCCCTGTCGGAGACGATCGGCGGACTCATGGTGATCCTCGGCCTCCTGACGCCGATCGGGGCGTCGGCGATCCTCGGCACGATGCTCGTCGCCGCGGCCTTCAAGATGTCGATGGCGGACGGCTTCTCGTTCTTCGCCGCTGCCGGCGGAGTCGAGTTCGAGCTCTTCCTCGCGGTGGCCGCGGCGGTCGTCATCCTGACCGGACCGGGTCTGTACTCGCTCGACTATCCCCGAGGCTGGGCGCGGCGGCCGTTCGTCGGCTCGTTCCTCTGGCTCATCGTCGGCGCGGCCGCGGCCGTCGCGGTCTGGGTGCTCGCGAACGGCAGCAATCCACTGGTGTGA
- a CDS encoding PQQ-dependent sugar dehydrogenase has product MWKGRPTGTRGHAGRPSSPASADRRVRVRWRTLLTVLTAVVVLVGGCADFTAQDNQREAGAFSPNNRPSGQPEPTPPPETPRETQPPPTGPCVDPDPAVIATCLASTGGVMPGDEQGEVTVVAERTTGKILTTKRYGPARTLGEAPVDASGDGGLIDFAFSPTYSQDRLIYAYITTPSDNRIVRLAPGDVPKPILTGIPKGATGNMGAMYFRSPTELVVATGNAGNPAAADDPSSLAGKVLLVTSFTSGASPRPAILASGFGSTVSLCPNASTGTVYVADQTATEDRVQVLEEGGPKVLWTWPDRPQIAGCGVAAGSIFVSTTRTQRIEAINEPTREEPTITAPAVVLERRYGALGRMAALPNGLLQVATVNKEVGTPKPTDDRVFRFLPAGGGNDRT; this is encoded by the coding sequence ATGTGGAAGGGGCGCCCGACGGGCACGCGCGGTCATGCCGGCCGGCCGAGTTCACCCGCCTCGGCGGATCGACGGGTACGGGTTCGCTGGCGCACCCTGCTGACGGTGCTGACCGCGGTGGTCGTCCTGGTCGGCGGCTGTGCGGATTTCACCGCGCAGGACAACCAGCGCGAGGCCGGCGCGTTCAGCCCCAACAACCGGCCGAGCGGCCAGCCCGAGCCGACTCCGCCCCCCGAGACCCCTCGGGAGACACAGCCGCCGCCGACCGGTCCGTGCGTCGACCCCGACCCCGCGGTCATCGCCACCTGCCTCGCGTCGACCGGCGGTGTGATGCCCGGCGACGAGCAGGGCGAGGTGACGGTCGTCGCCGAACGCACGACCGGAAAGATCCTCACCACCAAGCGCTACGGTCCTGCCCGGACCCTGGGCGAGGCGCCGGTCGACGCGTCCGGTGACGGCGGTCTGATCGATTTCGCCTTCTCCCCCACCTACTCCCAGGACCGGTTGATCTACGCCTACATCACGACCCCGTCGGACAATCGGATCGTCCGCCTGGCGCCGGGTGACGTGCCCAAGCCGATCCTCACCGGCATCCCGAAGGGCGCCACCGGGAACATGGGCGCGATGTACTTCCGGTCGCCGACCGAACTCGTGGTCGCCACTGGCAATGCCGGGAATCCCGCGGCCGCCGACGATCCGTCTTCGCTTGCCGGCAAGGTGCTGCTGGTCACCTCGTTCACCTCGGGCGCGAGTCCCCGTCCGGCGATCCTCGCGTCCGGTTTCGGGTCCACGGTGTCGTTGTGCCCCAACGCTTCCACCGGGACCGTCTACGTCGCCGACCAGACGGCCACCGAGGATCGCGTGCAGGTGCTCGAAGAAGGTGGACCCAAGGTGCTGTGGACCTGGCCCGACCGGCCACAGATCGCCGGGTGCGGTGTCGCCGCCGGCAGCATCTTCGTGTCGACGACGCGGACGCAGCGCATCGAGGCCATCAACGAGCCGACGCGTGAGGAGCCGACGATCACCGCACCGGCCGTCGTGCTCGAGCGCCGGTACGGCGCACTCGGCCGGATGGCCGCGCTGCCCAACGGGTTGCTGCAGGTGGCGACCGTCAACAAAGAAGTGGGGACACCGAAGCCCACCGACGACCGCGTGTTCCGCTTCCTGCCCGCCGGGGGCGGCAACGACCGGACGTGA
- a CDS encoding IS110 family transposase — MIVIGADVHKRSHTFVAVDDVGRKLGSTVVPTTTAGHHTALRWANETFGHELLWAIEDCRNMSARLERDLLGAKQKVVRVTPRLMAEHRRTGRERGKSDPIDALAVARAAAREPDLPVASHDEVSYEAKALVDYRETLVRERTSKINRVLWRVHQLDPEYHIPRGGLTLNKHQNNLAAWLVDRPGIDARLARHEVAAIIALTAEIKQVTREITTLARDAVPTLMAMPGCAELTAAKLLGESAGITRFGTEAQFARNAGVAPVPVWSANPGRHRLTRSGNRQLNAALHRIALTQARMPESLGHTYYQRKRDEGKTKREAMRCLKRRLARVVYNNLTLDHHNRTTPQQDAA; from the coding sequence ATGATCGTCATCGGTGCTGATGTTCACAAGCGCTCCCACACCTTTGTCGCCGTCGATGACGTCGGCCGCAAACTCGGATCCACGGTCGTACCCACAACGACCGCCGGTCATCACACAGCACTGCGCTGGGCCAACGAGACGTTCGGTCACGAACTGCTCTGGGCCATCGAGGACTGTCGCAACATGTCCGCCCGCCTCGAACGCGACCTACTCGGCGCAAAGCAGAAGGTCGTGCGGGTCACCCCGCGGTTGATGGCCGAACACCGCCGTACCGGGCGTGAACGTGGTAAGTCCGATCCCATCGACGCGTTGGCTGTGGCGCGGGCCGCCGCCCGTGAACCTGATCTGCCGGTGGCCTCCCACGATGAGGTGTCGTATGAGGCCAAGGCGTTGGTGGACTATCGGGAAACCCTTGTGCGGGAACGCACGTCGAAGATCAACCGGGTGTTGTGGCGGGTGCATCAACTCGACCCCGAATACCACATTCCTCGGGGCGGGTTGACGCTGAACAAACACCAGAACAACCTCGCGGCGTGGCTGGTCGACCGCCCCGGGATCGATGCCCGACTGGCCCGCCACGAGGTCGCCGCGATCATCGCGTTGACCGCTGAGATCAAACAGGTCACCCGCGAGATCACCACCCTGGCGCGCGACGCCGTGCCGACGTTGATGGCGATGCCCGGTTGCGCGGAACTGACCGCGGCGAAACTACTCGGCGAATCCGCCGGCATCACTCGCTTCGGTACCGAGGCGCAGTTCGCCCGGAACGCCGGTGTCGCACCCGTGCCGGTGTGGTCAGCCAACCCCGGCCGCCACCGCCTGACCCGCTCAGGGAACAGACAGCTCAACGCCGCCCTGCACCGGATCGCTTTGACTCAAGCCCGCATGCCCGAGTCCCTCGGCCACACCTACTACCAACGCAAACGCGACGAAGGCAAAACCAAACGCGAAGCCATGCGCTGCCTCAAACGACGTCTGGCCCGCGTCGTCTACAACAACCTCACCCTCGACCACCACAACCGCACAACCCCACAACAAGACGCCGCTTGA
- a CDS encoding PspC domain-containing protein, protein MTTPQPAYTGPRLMRSRTNSWLGGVCGGIAERWGWDPTLVRVLFILSMLLPGPQVLLYLALWIIIPREPAATAAPVA, encoded by the coding sequence ATGACCACCCCACAACCCGCCTACACGGGCCCACGCCTGATGCGTTCACGCACCAATTCCTGGCTGGGCGGTGTGTGCGGCGGCATCGCCGAACGCTGGGGCTGGGACCCGACGCTCGTCCGCGTCCTGTTCATCCTGTCGATGCTGCTGCCGGGACCCCAGGTGCTGCTCTACCTGGCACTCTGGATCATCATCCCGCGCGAGCCCGCCGCGACGGCCGCGCCCGTCGCCTGA
- a CDS encoding PH domain-containing protein, producing MPTDSTDPADPKTATTDPKTSTAPADDDVTFDYPVTFRINRIAYFTVPMVALVVVLLVGASPWFTFALVVPVVLWLWIHRLRTVVTEDGLRAVRMFSTTEIAWPEVAGLQFPKWSSVRAVLTDGSRVRLPAIGFRDLPALSIVSGGRIPDPFEAARSAE from the coding sequence GTGCCGACAGATTCCACCGACCCCGCAGACCCGAAGACCGCCACGACAGACCCGAAGACCAGCACGGCCCCGGCCGACGACGACGTCACGTTCGACTACCCGGTGACGTTCCGTATCAATCGGATCGCCTACTTCACGGTCCCGATGGTCGCCCTGGTGGTCGTGCTGCTGGTCGGCGCCTCTCCGTGGTTCACCTTCGCCCTGGTCGTGCCGGTGGTGCTGTGGCTGTGGATCCACCGGCTGCGGACCGTGGTCACCGAGGACGGCCTGCGCGCCGTCCGGATGTTCTCCACGACCGAGATCGCCTGGCCGGAGGTCGCGGGGCTGCAGTTCCCGAAATGGAGTTCGGTGCGGGCGGTGCTGACCGACGGCAGTCGAGTCCGTCTGCCCGCCATCGGTTTCCGTGATCTCCCGGCGTTGTCGATCGTCAGCGGCGGTCGAATCCCGGACCCCTTCGAGGCGGCCCGTTCCGCCGAATAG
- the gatB gene encoding Asp-tRNA(Asn)/Glu-tRNA(Gln) amidotransferase subunit GatB, whose product MTSAAVDLLDYDDVLAGFDPVMGLEVHVELGTATKMFCGCPTEFGADPNTQVCPVCIGLPGSLPVANAKAIESAIRIGLALNCAIRPSSVFARKNYFYPDQPKNYQISQYDEPIAYDGFLDVVLGDGTTWRVEIERAHMEEDTGKSLHIGGSTGRIHGASHSLLDYNRAGVPLVEIVTRPIEGAGERAPEVARAYVSALRDLLKSLDVSDVRMDQGSMRCDVNLSLKTKDATEFGTRTETKNVNSLKSVEVAVRYEMRRQGAILRAGGEIVQETRHFHETDGTTSAGRRKETAEDYRYFPEPDLPPVQPDSAWIEELRATLPELPWLRRARIQEEWGVSDEVMRDLVNVGAVDLIIATVDAGASPEAARGWWVSFLAQQANSRGVELADLPITPGQVAEIIGMVDEGKLTTKLAQQVATAVLDGAGEPAQIVADRGLEVVRDDSALQKAVDDALAANPDIAEKIRGGKVQAAGKIVGDVMKATRGQADPARVKELVIAACS is encoded by the coding sequence ATGACTTCCGCAGCCGTCGACCTGTTGGACTACGACGACGTCCTCGCCGGTTTCGATCCGGTGATGGGCCTCGAGGTGCACGTCGAGCTGGGCACCGCGACCAAGATGTTCTGCGGGTGCCCCACCGAGTTCGGCGCCGACCCCAACACCCAGGTCTGCCCGGTGTGCATCGGCCTCCCCGGCTCGCTCCCGGTCGCCAACGCCAAGGCCATCGAGTCCGCGATCCGCATCGGCCTGGCACTCAACTGCGCCATCCGGCCGTCGAGTGTGTTCGCGCGGAAGAACTACTTCTACCCGGATCAGCCGAAGAACTACCAGATCTCGCAGTACGACGAGCCGATTGCCTACGACGGTTTCCTCGACGTCGTGCTCGGTGACGGCACCACATGGCGGGTGGAGATCGAGCGCGCCCACATGGAGGAGGACACCGGAAAGTCTCTGCACATCGGCGGGTCCACGGGCCGGATCCACGGGGCCAGTCACTCGCTGCTCGACTACAACCGCGCCGGCGTGCCGCTCGTCGAGATCGTCACGCGGCCCATCGAGGGTGCCGGGGAACGTGCGCCGGAGGTCGCCAGGGCGTATGTGTCGGCGTTGCGTGATCTGCTCAAATCGCTGGACGTGTCGGACGTGCGCATGGACCAGGGGTCGATGCGCTGTGACGTCAATCTGTCGCTGAAGACGAAGGACGCCACCGAATTCGGCACCCGCACCGAGACCAAGAACGTCAACTCGCTCAAGAGCGTCGAAGTGGCCGTCCGTTACGAGATGCGCCGCCAGGGCGCCATCCTGCGGGCCGGGGGTGAGATCGTCCAGGAGACGCGGCACTTCCACGAGACCGACGGCACCACCTCGGCCGGCCGTCGCAAGGAGACCGCGGAGGACTACCGCTACTTCCCGGAGCCGGATCTGCCGCCGGTGCAGCCGGACTCGGCGTGGATCGAGGAACTCCGAGCGACCCTGCCGGAACTGCCGTGGCTGCGTCGTGCCCGCATCCAGGAGGAGTGGGGAGTGTCCGACGAGGTGATGCGTGACCTCGTCAACGTCGGCGCGGTCGACCTCATCATCGCCACCGTCGACGCCGGGGCATCACCCGAGGCCGCACGCGGATGGTGGGTGTCCTTCCTTGCGCAGCAAGCGAACTCGCGTGGAGTCGAACTCGCCGACCTGCCCATCACGCCCGGCCAGGTCGCCGAGATCATCGGGATGGTCGACGAGGGCAAGCTCACCACCAAGCTCGCGCAGCAGGTCGCGACCGCCGTCCTCGACGGTGCGGGTGAACCCGCACAGATCGTCGCCGACCGCGGTCTCGAGGTGGTTCGCGACGACTCCGCTCTCCAGAAGGCCGTCGACGACGCCCTCGCCGCGAACCCCGACATCGCCGAGAAGATCCGCGGCGGAAAAGTCCAGGCCGCCGGCAAGATCGTCGGCGATGTCATGAAAGCGACTCGCGGACAAGCAGACCCGGCTCGCGTGAAAGAACTGGTCATCGCGGCCTGTTCCTGA
- the ilvD gene encoding dihydroxy-acid dehydratase, which produces MPALRSRTTTVGREAAGARSLWRATGMTDDDFGKPIVAIANSYTQFVPGHVHLKDVGDIVAEAVRAAGGVPREFHTIAVDDGIAMGHGGMLYSLPSREIIADSVEYMVNAHTADALVCISNCDKITPGMLNAAMRLNIPTVFVSGGPMEAGKAVVVGDVAHPSSDLITTISASANSDVDDAGLSEVEAAACPTCGSCSGMFTANSMNCLTEALGLALPGNGSTLATHEARRALFRRAGTVVVDAATRWYRDDDASVLPRNIATPTAFRNAMALDVAMGGSTNTVLHILAAAQEGEVADFDLTVIDEISRNVPCLSKVSPNSDYHMEDVHRAGGIPAILGELRRAGLLDDTASTVHTPTMAQALDDWDIRGGKAIDEAVELFHAAPGGVRTTTPFSTANRWSSLDTDAEGGCIRDLEHAYTVEGGLCVLRGNLAPDGAVLKTAGIDEDLWHFEGPARVVESQEDAVQVILSKTIQAGEVLVVRYEGPAGGPGMQEMLHPTAFMKGTGMGKKCALITDGRFSGGSSGLSVGHMSPEAASGGAIGLVEDGDRILIDVKTRRLEVLVDDDVLAERRAKMEASERPWQPKDRQRTVTTALRAYAKLATSADRGAVRQVD; this is translated from the coding sequence ATGCCTGCCCTGAGGTCACGCACCACCACCGTCGGCCGTGAAGCCGCCGGCGCCCGCTCCCTGTGGCGCGCCACCGGGATGACCGACGACGATTTCGGCAAGCCGATCGTGGCGATCGCCAACTCCTACACCCAGTTCGTGCCGGGGCACGTGCATCTGAAGGATGTCGGCGACATCGTGGCCGAGGCCGTGCGGGCTGCCGGTGGCGTGCCTCGCGAGTTCCACACCATCGCCGTCGACGACGGCATCGCGATGGGTCACGGCGGCATGCTCTACTCGCTGCCCAGTCGCGAGATCATCGCCGACTCTGTCGAATACATGGTCAACGCCCACACCGCGGACGCGCTCGTGTGTATCTCGAACTGCGACAAGATCACCCCGGGCATGCTCAATGCCGCGATGCGCCTGAACATCCCGACCGTGTTCGTCTCGGGCGGACCGATGGAGGCCGGCAAGGCCGTCGTCGTCGGCGATGTCGCGCACCCGTCGTCGGATCTGATCACCACCATCTCCGCGTCGGCCAACAGCGACGTCGACGATGCGGGCCTGAGCGAGGTCGAGGCGGCGGCATGCCCGACCTGCGGATCGTGTTCGGGCATGTTCACCGCCAACTCGATGAACTGCTTGACCGAGGCGCTCGGGCTCGCCCTGCCCGGCAACGGCTCGACCCTGGCCACGCACGAGGCACGTCGCGCCCTGTTCCGGCGCGCCGGCACCGTCGTCGTCGACGCCGCGACGCGCTGGTACCGCGACGACGACGCGTCGGTGCTCCCGAGGAACATCGCGACGCCGACCGCCTTCCGTAACGCCATGGCACTCGACGTCGCGATGGGCGGCTCGACCAACACCGTTCTGCACATCCTCGCCGCCGCGCAGGAGGGCGAGGTCGCCGACTTCGACCTCACGGTCATCGACGAGATCAGCCGGAACGTCCCGTGCCTCTCGAAGGTCTCGCCGAACTCCGACTACCACATGGAGGACGTCCACCGGGCAGGCGGAATCCCGGCCATCCTCGGCGAATTGCGGCGCGCGGGTCTGCTCGACGACACCGCCTCGACCGTCCACACCCCGACGATGGCCCAGGCGCTCGACGACTGGGACATCCGCGGCGGCAAGGCGATCGACGAGGCCGTCGAACTCTTCCACGCAGCACCGGGCGGCGTCCGCACCACCACCCCGTTCTCGACGGCCAACCGGTGGAGTTCGCTCGACACCGACGCCGAGGGCGGATGCATCCGAGACCTCGAGCACGCCTACACCGTCGAGGGCGGGTTGTGCGTGCTCCGCGGCAACCTCGCGCCCGACGGGGCGGTCCTGAAGACCGCGGGCATCGACGAGGACCTCTGGCACTTCGAGGGCCCGGCCCGCGTCGTCGAGAGCCAGGAGGACGCCGTCCAGGTCATCCTGTCCAAGACCATCCAGGCCGGCGAGGTCCTCGTGGTGCGTTACGAGGGTCCCGCGGGCGGCCCCGGAATGCAGGAGATGCTCCACCCGACGGCCTTCATGAAGGGCACCGGGATGGGCAAGAAGTGCGCCCTCATCACCGACGGCCGGTTCTCCGGCGGATCGTCGGGTCTGTCGGTCGGCCACATGTCTCCCGAAGCCGCGTCGGGTGGTGCCATCGGGCTCGTCGAGGACGGCGACCGGATCCTCATCGATGTCAAGACCCGCCGTCTCGAGGTCCTCGTCGACGACGACGTGCTCGCCGAGCGCCGCGCCAAGATGGAGGCCTCCGAACGTCCGTGGCAGCCGAAGGACCGCCAGCGCACGGTCACCACCGCGCTGCGCGCCTATGCCAAGCTCGCGACGTCGGCCGACCGGGGCGCGGTGCGTCAGGTCGACTGA
- a CDS encoding acetolactate synthase large subunit yields the protein MSAPTARTDAGRTEPSRNAGLRQQSPAAGNLRAVNQHTVAPERVSGAQSVVRSLEELGVEVVFGIPGGAVLPVYDPLLDSQKVRHVLVRHEQGAGHAATGYAQVAGRAGVMMATSGPGATNLVTPLADAQMDSVPVVAITGQVGRALIGTDAFQEADISGITMPVTKHNFLVSRAIDIPKTIAEAFHIAESGRPGAVLVDIPKDILQAQTTFSWPPQIDLPGYRPVTKPHGKQVREAARLINAATSPVLYVGGGVIKANASAELLELAELTGIPVVTTLMARGAFPDSHQQHLGMPGMHGTVAAVAGLQRSDLLITLGARFDDRVTGQLSSFAPNAKVIHADIDPAEIGKNRPVDVPIVGDCKAVIEELTEALRDERATSGSTPDISQWWSYLDNLRRTYPLSYDRQTDGSMSPEFVIQALGKAAGPDAVYCAGVGQHQMWAAQFISYEKPRTWLNSGGLGTMGYAVPAAMGAKAADPDAEVWAIDGDGCFQMTNQELATCAIEGIPIKVALINNGNLGMVRQWQTLFYEERYSNTDLSTHSRMIPDFVKLSEALGCVAFRVEREEDVDEVIAKAREINDRPVVIDFIVGKDAQVWPMVAAGTGNDEIMAARNIRPLFDDEESASGPVEIHQTMDGHQTVENAPADRATEKDEQ from the coding sequence GTGAGCGCACCAACAGCACGCACCGACGCCGGCCGCACCGAGCCGTCGCGTAACGCAGGACTGCGGCAGCAGTCTCCGGCGGCGGGCAACCTCCGTGCGGTAAACCAGCACACCGTTGCGCCCGAGCGCGTCAGCGGCGCCCAGTCTGTGGTTCGTTCCCTCGAGGAACTCGGTGTCGAGGTCGTCTTCGGCATTCCGGGTGGCGCGGTCCTGCCGGTCTACGACCCGCTCCTGGACTCACAGAAGGTCCGGCACGTCCTCGTCCGTCACGAGCAGGGCGCCGGCCACGCCGCGACCGGGTACGCCCAGGTCGCCGGACGCGCAGGCGTCATGATGGCCACGTCCGGTCCCGGTGCCACCAACCTGGTGACCCCGCTTGCCGACGCCCAGATGGATTCGGTGCCCGTCGTCGCGATCACCGGCCAGGTCGGACGCGCGCTGATCGGCACCGACGCGTTCCAGGAAGCCGACATCTCCGGTATCACCATGCCGGTCACCAAGCACAACTTCCTGGTCAGTCGGGCGATCGACATCCCGAAGACCATCGCGGAGGCGTTCCACATCGCCGAGAGCGGTCGTCCCGGCGCGGTCCTGGTCGACATCCCCAAGGACATCCTGCAGGCGCAGACCACGTTCTCGTGGCCGCCGCAGATCGACCTGCCCGGCTACCGTCCGGTCACCAAGCCGCACGGCAAGCAGGTTCGCGAGGCGGCCCGCCTGATCAACGCCGCGACGTCGCCGGTGCTCTACGTCGGCGGCGGTGTCATCAAGGCGAACGCGTCGGCGGAACTGCTCGAACTGGCCGAGCTCACCGGTATCCCGGTGGTCACGACTCTGATGGCGCGCGGCGCGTTCCCCGACAGTCACCAGCAGCACCTGGGCATGCCGGGCATGCACGGCACGGTGGCGGCGGTCGCGGGTCTGCAGCGCAGCGACCTGCTGATCACCCTGGGAGCGCGCTTCGACGACCGGGTCACCGGCCAGCTGTCGTCGTTCGCGCCGAACGCGAAGGTCATCCACGCCGACATCGACCCTGCGGAGATCGGCAAGAACCGGCCGGTCGACGTGCCGATCGTCGGTGACTGCAAGGCGGTCATCGAGGAGCTCACCGAGGCCCTGCGCGACGAGCGGGCGACCAGCGGCTCGACTCCTGACATCTCGCAGTGGTGGTCCTACCTCGACAACCTGCGACGGACCTACCCGCTGAGCTACGACCGTCAGACCGACGGTTCGATGTCGCCGGAGTTCGTCATCCAGGCCCTCGGCAAGGCCGCCGGACCGGACGCGGTGTACTGCGCGGGCGTCGGCCAGCACCAGATGTGGGCCGCGCAGTTCATCTCCTACGAGAAGCCGCGCACGTGGCTCAACTCCGGCGGTCTGGGCACGATGGGCTACGCGGTGCCCGCCGCCATGGGCGCCAAGGCCGCCGACCCCGACGCCGAGGTGTGGGCGATCGACGGTGACGGCTGCTTCCAGATGACCAATCAGGAACTCGCGACCTGCGCGATCGAGGGAATCCCGATCAAGGTGGCGCTGATCAACAACGGCAACCTGGGCATGGTTCGTCAGTGGCAGACGCTCTTCTACGAGGAGCGGTACTCGAACACCGATCTGTCGACCCACTCGCGGATGATCCCGGACTTCGTCAAGCTCTCGGAGGCGCTGGGCTGCGTGGCATTCCGCGTCGAACGGGAAGAAGACGTCGACGAGGTGATCGCGAAGGCCCGGGAGATCAACGACCGTCCGGTGGTCATCGACTTCATCGTCGGCAAGGACGCCCAGGTCTGGCCGATGGTCGCCGCCGGTACCGGCAACGACGAGATCATGGCCGCACGCAACATCCGGCCGCTGTTCGACGACGAGGAGTCGGCGTCGGGTCCGGTGGAGATCCACCAGACGATGGACGGCCATCAGACGGTCGAGAACGCACCGGCCGACCGCGCAACCGAGAAGGACGAGCAGTGA